Proteins encoded within one genomic window of Mycolicibacterium aubagnense:
- a CDS encoding DUF3043 domain-containing protein yields the protein MNLLGRKKDNPDSEGGGDEGVDSVTGAADSDVDVAGGTTAPKGRPTPKRSAAARKRGPVAPAPMTTAEARKRRKELRNSKSKDERKAERVARRADMDSRRAKMMAGDEAYLLPRDKGPVKRYVRDLVDSRRNVLGLFMPSALVLVFFMMALPPVQTQGLLSIAMLALMVIMAIDGVLLSRRINKRVDAKFPDNTESGWKLGFYAASRASQLRRMRVPKPQVSRGDKVD from the coding sequence GTGAATCTGCTGGGCCGCAAGAAGGACAATCCCGACTCCGAAGGTGGCGGCGACGAGGGCGTTGACTCCGTCACCGGGGCCGCCGACTCGGACGTCGACGTCGCCGGGGGCACCACCGCACCCAAGGGCCGCCCGACGCCCAAACGGAGCGCCGCGGCCCGCAAGCGCGGCCCGGTCGCTCCGGCGCCGATGACGACGGCCGAGGCACGCAAGCGGCGCAAGGAACTTCGCAACTCCAAGTCCAAGGACGAGCGCAAGGCCGAGCGGGTGGCCCGCCGGGCGGACATGGATTCGCGCCGCGCCAAGATGATGGCCGGCGACGAGGCCTACCTGCTGCCCCGCGACAAGGGCCCGGTCAAGCGGTACGTCCGCGATCTCGTCGACTCCCGGCGCAACGTGCTGGGCCTGTTCATGCCGTCGGCGCTGGTACTGGTGTTCTTCATGATGGCGCTGCCGCCGGTCCAGACGCAGGGCCTGCTGTCGATCGCGATGTTGGCCCTGATGGTGATCATGGCGATCGACGGTGTCCTGCTGAGCCGGCGCATCAACAAGCGGGTCGACGCGAAGTTCCCGGACAACACCGAAAGTGGTTGGAAGCTGGGGTTTTACGCGGCCAGCCGGGCCTCGCAGCTGCGCCGGATGCGGGTGCCGAAGCCGCAGGTCAGCCGCGGGGACAAGGTCGACTGA
- a CDS encoding glycerate kinase family protein: MRVLIAPDCYGDSLTAVQAAAAIAAGWAVARPTDTLVLAPQSDGGPGFVDVLAERLGGLHTTRVRGPLDREVTAQWVLHEATAYIECAQACGLALLGGPPTAATALDATSFGVGQLVDAALVAGAHRVVVGLGGSACTDGGRGLVEALGGLASAHQRLAGAELIVASDVEHPLLGPMGAAAVFGPQKGADPATVAVLEQRLTEWARELESVASRDVSAEPGAGAAGGLGAALLALGGRRESGATVIAGHTGLAADLAAADLVITGEGRFDDQSLHGKVISALVGQAHGRPVLVLAGQVTLNPSALAAAGVAAAHSITDHAGSVALAIADAANQLSGLAAAVAAEVGNSGRTRYR, translated from the coding sequence ATGAGAGTCCTGATCGCCCCCGACTGCTACGGCGACAGCCTCACCGCGGTGCAGGCCGCGGCGGCGATCGCCGCGGGCTGGGCCGTCGCGCGCCCGACCGACACCCTCGTGCTCGCTCCGCAGTCCGACGGTGGCCCCGGCTTCGTCGACGTCCTGGCCGAACGGCTGGGCGGTCTGCACACGACCAGGGTGCGCGGCCCGTTGGATCGCGAGGTCACCGCGCAGTGGGTGCTGCACGAGGCCACCGCCTATATCGAGTGCGCGCAGGCCTGCGGGTTGGCGCTGCTCGGTGGGCCGCCCACCGCGGCGACCGCGCTGGACGCGACGAGCTTCGGGGTGGGCCAGCTGGTGGACGCCGCGCTGGTGGCGGGCGCACACCGCGTGGTCGTGGGCCTCGGCGGCAGTGCCTGTACCGACGGCGGCCGCGGGCTCGTCGAAGCGCTGGGCGGGCTGGCGTCCGCGCACCAGAGGCTGGCGGGCGCCGAACTGATCGTCGCCTCGGACGTCGAGCACCCACTACTGGGACCGATGGGTGCCGCGGCGGTGTTCGGTCCGCAGAAAGGGGCCGATCCCGCGACGGTGGCAGTTCTGGAGCAGCGGCTGACGGAGTGGGCCCGCGAACTCGAATCCGTGGCCAGCCGAGATGTCTCCGCGGAACCCGGTGCCGGCGCCGCCGGCGGTCTCGGGGCGGCGCTGCTGGCGCTGGGCGGACGGCGCGAGTCGGGGGCGACGGTGATCGCCGGCCACACCGGGCTGGCTGCGGACCTCGCCGCTGCCGACCTGGTCATCACCGGTGAGGGCCGGTTCGACGACCAGTCGCTGCACGGCAAGGTGATCAGCGCCCTGGTCGGTCAGGCCCACGGCAGGCCGGTGCTGGTGCTGGCCGGGCAGGTGACGCTGAACCCGTCGGCACTGGCTGCCGCGGGGGTCGCGGCCGCTCATTCGATCACCGACCACGCCGGTTCGGTGGCGCTGGCCATCGCCGACGCGGCCAACCAGCTGAGCGGATTAGCTGCGGCTGTCGCCGCTGAAGTCGGGAATAGCGGCCGGACAAGGTACCGTTGA
- the asnB gene encoding asparagine synthase (glutamine-hydrolyzing), protein MCGLLAYLADPVADHSTDLVSAVSDATHPMRHRGPDESGAWADDSDPSDGHHTVVFGFNRLSIIDIAHSHQPLRWGPPEAPNRYALVFNGEIYNYLELRDELRTEFGAEFATEGDSEAIVAAYHYWGTAALSRLRGMFAFALWDSETRELFCARDPFGIKPLYLATGPGGTIVGSEKKCILDLAAGAGIDLSIDERAVQHYTVLQYVPEPETLQVGIRRLESGSYARIRPGQQPEVTRYFKPKFAAVPFVAGQEQARYDEITAVLEDSVAKHMRADVTVGAFLSGGIDSTAIAALAMRHNPKLITFTTGFEREGFSEVDVAVASAEAIGARHVTKVVSQAEFVDALPEIVWYLDEPVADPALVPLFFIAREARKHVKVVLSGEGADELFGGYTIYREPLSLKAFDRVPRGLRRGLGKASKSLPDGVRGKSLLHRGSLTLEERYYGNARSFSDEQLQATLAQFNPEWTHTDVTAPIYAESAGWDPVARMQHLDLFTWLRGDILVKADKMTMANSLELRVPFLDPEVFAVASKLPYDQKITRTTTKYALRRALEPIVPAHVLHRAKLGFPVPIRHWLRSGELLEWAYATVNASQAGHLINLDAVRQMLEDHRNGVNDHSRRLWTVLIFMLWHAIFIEGSVTPQISEPVYPVEL, encoded by the coding sequence GTGTGCGGACTGCTGGCCTACCTGGCCGACCCTGTTGCCGACCATTCCACTGACCTCGTGAGCGCGGTATCGGATGCCACGCATCCGATGCGTCATCGGGGTCCGGACGAGTCGGGTGCCTGGGCCGACGACAGCGATCCGTCAGACGGTCATCACACCGTCGTATTCGGCTTCAACCGGCTCTCCATCATCGACATCGCGCACAGCCATCAGCCGCTGCGCTGGGGTCCGCCCGAGGCGCCGAACCGCTACGCGCTGGTGTTCAACGGCGAGATCTACAACTACCTGGAGTTGCGGGACGAGCTACGTACTGAGTTCGGTGCCGAGTTCGCCACCGAAGGCGACAGCGAGGCGATCGTCGCCGCGTACCACTACTGGGGCACCGCTGCCCTGAGCCGCCTGCGCGGGATGTTCGCCTTCGCGCTGTGGGATTCCGAGACCCGCGAGTTGTTCTGCGCCCGTGACCCGTTCGGCATCAAGCCGCTGTATCTGGCGACGGGACCCGGCGGCACCATCGTGGGCAGCGAGAAGAAGTGCATTCTCGACCTGGCGGCCGGCGCCGGCATCGATCTGAGCATCGACGAACGTGCCGTCCAGCACTACACCGTGCTGCAGTACGTGCCCGAGCCCGAGACGCTGCAGGTCGGTATCCGCCGACTGGAGTCGGGCAGCTACGCCCGCATCCGGCCGGGCCAGCAGCCGGAGGTGACGCGGTACTTCAAGCCGAAGTTCGCCGCGGTGCCGTTTGTCGCAGGGCAGGAGCAGGCCCGGTACGACGAGATCACCGCGGTGCTTGAGGACTCGGTCGCCAAGCACATGCGGGCCGACGTCACCGTGGGCGCGTTCCTGTCCGGCGGCATCGACTCCACCGCCATCGCCGCACTGGCGATGCGCCACAACCCCAAGCTGATCACGTTCACCACCGGCTTCGAGCGCGAAGGCTTTTCGGAGGTCGACGTGGCCGTCGCCTCCGCCGAGGCCATCGGGGCGCGGCACGTGACCAAGGTGGTCAGCCAGGCCGAGTTCGTCGACGCGCTGCCGGAGATCGTTTGGTACCTGGACGAGCCGGTGGCGGACCCGGCGCTGGTGCCGCTGTTCTTCATCGCCCGCGAAGCCCGCAAGCACGTCAAGGTCGTGCTGTCCGGCGAGGGCGCCGACGAACTGTTCGGCGGCTACACCATCTATCGGGAACCGTTGTCGCTCAAGGCGTTTGATCGCGTCCCCCGCGGGCTGCGACGGGGCCTGGGCAAGGCGTCCAAGTCCCTGCCGGATGGCGTGCGGGGCAAGAGCCTGCTGCACCGCGGGTCGCTGACGCTCGAGGAGCGCTACTACGGCAACGCCCGCAGCTTCTCCGACGAGCAGCTGCAGGCGACCCTGGCGCAGTTCAACCCGGAGTGGACCCACACCGATGTGACGGCGCCGATCTACGCCGAGTCCGCCGGCTGGGATCCGGTCGCGCGCATGCAGCACCTGGACCTGTTCACCTGGCTGCGCGGCGACATCCTGGTCAAAGCCGACAAGATGACCATGGCCAACTCCCTGGAACTGCGCGTGCCGTTCCTGGATCCCGAGGTGTTCGCGGTCGCGTCCAAGCTGCCCTACGACCAGAAGATCACCCGGACCACGACCAAATACGCATTGCGCCGCGCGCTGGAACCCATCGTGCCCGCCCATGTGCTGCACCGCGCGAAGCTGGGCTTCCCGGTGCCGATCCGGCACTGGCTGCGCTCCGGCGAGCTGCTGGAGTGGGCCTACGCGACGGTCAACGCGTCGCAGGCCGGGCACCTGATCAACCTCGACGCGGTGCGCCAGATGCTCGAAGACCACCGCAATGGCGTCAACGATCACAGCCGCCGGCTGTGGACGGTGCTGATCTTCATGTTGTGGCATGCCATCTTCATCGAGGGCAGCGTCACGCCGCAGATCAGCGAGCCCGTCTACCCCGTCGAGCTCTGA
- a CDS encoding DUF2561 family protein, with the protein MPYNAETSTRSRVTGGSPDLLDRLLLGGCVALWLAALGAGVAAAVTLVDLGTRHPSGTSSSHTPWLLYSIIGVSAAVIIGAIPLLLRARRGGAAPLPLLGGGPAPDDRSSAGETPQSALRSFDDPVVRRYSASPATSLVGFPIAAVDQLWLRCTLGIAAAMGGATLFVFLGAYMLADRHVDLAWMLYGLAVFITAAMVAIPWYCLRGLHAVLDGWAENARAA; encoded by the coding sequence ATGCCGTACAACGCTGAGACTTCAACCCGGTCGCGAGTGACCGGCGGCAGCCCCGATCTGTTGGACCGTCTTCTGCTCGGTGGCTGTGTGGCCCTGTGGCTGGCGGCCCTGGGCGCCGGGGTAGCGGCTGCTGTCACGCTCGTGGATCTGGGTACCCGGCACCCGTCGGGTACGTCGTCGTCGCACACGCCGTGGCTGCTGTACTCCATCATCGGGGTGTCCGCTGCGGTGATCATCGGTGCCATCCCGCTGTTGTTGCGGGCTCGTCGCGGTGGGGCTGCGCCGCTGCCGCTGCTCGGGGGCGGGCCCGCCCCCGACGACCGCAGCTCGGCCGGCGAAACGCCGCAGAGCGCGCTCCGCTCCTTCGACGATCCGGTGGTGCGGCGCTATTCGGCATCGCCGGCGACCAGCCTGGTGGGCTTTCCGATAGCGGCGGTGGACCAGCTGTGGCTGCGTTGCACACTCGGCATCGCCGCCGCCATGGGCGGCGCGACGCTGTTCGTCTTCCTGGGCGCGTACATGCTGGCCGACCGCCACGTCGACCTGGCCTGGATGCTGTACGGCCTGGCCGTTTTCATCACCGCGGCCATGGTCGCCATTCCCTGGTACTGCCTGCGGGGTCTGCACGCGGTGCTCGATGGCTGGGCGGAGAACGCCCGCGCCGCATAG
- a CDS encoding Rv0361 family membrane protein, with product MDGAYPYPESIPPQPGPGNSTYGAPYGAPSAGPAPAYPTTLPPAVSYPSGGGNNTKRVLLVIGAVVAVVAVIGGIIFAVHSTSDRGLTDASAKSAIQGYLNALLQQDKQTVARHALCGLYDGVKDHATDYTVANLASDAFRKQFGQADVTSIDKIVMLSPNQAQVLFTMKVAPSGRLSRGPGTKPAANNTEFQAVAQLLVQPRETLVCSYLPRPADSL from the coding sequence ATGGACGGCGCATATCCGTACCCGGAATCGATCCCCCCGCAGCCGGGTCCGGGGAACTCCACCTACGGTGCCCCCTACGGTGCACCCTCCGCCGGCCCTGCTCCGGCCTACCCGACGACGCTTCCGCCGGCGGTGTCGTATCCATCGGGCGGCGGCAACAACACCAAGCGAGTCCTGCTGGTCATCGGCGCTGTCGTTGCGGTTGTCGCCGTCATCGGCGGCATCATCTTCGCGGTCCACAGCACGAGCGATCGAGGCCTGACCGATGCCTCTGCCAAGTCCGCGATCCAGGGCTATCTGAACGCGCTGTTGCAGCAGGACAAGCAGACTGTGGCGCGGCACGCGCTGTGTGGCTTGTATGACGGCGTCAAGGACCACGCCACCGATTACACCGTGGCGAATCTGGCCAGTGATGCGTTCCGTAAGCAGTTCGGCCAGGCAGATGTGACGTCGATCGACAAGATCGTGATGCTGTCACCGAATCAGGCGCAGGTGCTGTTCACCATGAAGGTGGCGCCATCAGGCCGGCTGTCGCGCGGCCCGGGGACGAAGCCCGCTGCGAACAACACCGAGTTCCAGGCGGTAGCTCAGCTGCTCGTCCAGCCGCGCGAGACCCTGGTGTGCTCGTACCTGCCGCGCCCGGCGGACTCCCTGTAG
- a CDS encoding HesB/IscA family protein, translating to MTVEDATSTGTSTETHGVILSDAAATKAKALLDQEGRDDLALRIAVQPGGCAGLRYNLFFDDRTLDGDLTTNVGGVNLTVDRMSAPYVQGAVIDFVDTIEKQGFTIDNPNATGSCACGDSFN from the coding sequence ATGACTGTTGAGGACGCGACCAGCACCGGTACCTCGACCGAGACTCACGGCGTGATTCTGTCGGACGCGGCGGCCACCAAGGCCAAAGCTCTGCTGGATCAGGAAGGCCGGGACGACCTCGCGCTGCGTATCGCTGTGCAACCGGGCGGCTGCGCCGGCCTGCGTTACAACCTGTTCTTCGATGACCGCACCCTCGACGGTGACCTCACGACCAACGTCGGCGGCGTCAACCTCACCGTTGACCGCATGAGTGCCCCGTACGTCCAGGGCGCCGTCATCGACTTCGTCGACACCATCGAGAAGCAGGGCTTCACCATCGACAACCCGAACGCCACCGGCTCCTGCGCCTGCGGCGATTCGTTCAACTGA
- the qcrB gene encoding cytochrome bc1 complex cytochrome b subunit — protein sequence MSSKLADIAAAQGDAIDSRYHPSAAVRRQLNKVFPTHWSFMLGEIALYSFIVLLLTGVYLTLFFDPSMTEVVYHGVYQPLRGVQMSRAYESALEISFEVRGGLFVRQIHHWAALMFAASIMVHLARIFFTGAFRRPREANWMIGSLLLILAMFEGYFGYSLPDDLLSGIGLRAALSSITLGIPVIGTWMHWALFGGDFPGHIIIPRMYALHILLIPGVILALIGAHLALVWFQKHTQFPGPGRTEKNVVGVRVMPVFAMKGGAFFALVTGILGIMGGLLQINPIWELGPYKPSQVSAGSQPDFYMMWTEGLARIWPAWEFYPFGHTIPAVMGVAVIMGLVFGLLIAWPFLEKKFTGDDAHHNLLQRPRDVPVRTAIGAMAIAFYMVLTLAAMNDIIALKFDISLNATTWIGRIGMVVLPAVVYYLTYRWCVGLQRSDRAVLEHGIETGIIKRLPHGAYVELHQPLGPVDDHGHPLPLEYQGAALPKRMNKLGSAGSPGTGSFLFADSAAEQAALADAEHAAEHKALTAIKEYQDEISPNGSGGHH from the coding sequence ATGAGTTCCAAGCTCGCTGACATCGCTGCCGCACAAGGCGATGCGATCGACTCGCGGTACCACCCGTCTGCCGCGGTGCGCCGCCAGCTGAACAAGGTCTTCCCGACGCACTGGTCCTTCATGCTCGGTGAGATCGCGCTGTACAGCTTCATCGTGCTACTGCTCACCGGCGTGTACCTGACCTTGTTCTTCGATCCGTCGATGACCGAGGTCGTCTACCACGGCGTCTACCAGCCGCTGCGCGGTGTACAGATGTCGCGGGCCTACGAATCGGCCCTGGAGATCTCCTTCGAGGTCCGCGGCGGCCTGTTCGTCCGCCAGATTCACCACTGGGCCGCTCTGATGTTCGCCGCGTCGATCATGGTGCACCTGGCGCGCATCTTCTTCACCGGTGCGTTCCGCCGGCCGCGCGAGGCCAACTGGATGATCGGCTCGCTGCTGCTGATCCTGGCCATGTTCGAGGGCTACTTCGGCTACTCGCTGCCCGACGACCTGCTGTCCGGCATCGGTCTGCGCGCCGCGCTGTCGTCGATCACCCTCGGTATCCCGGTCATCGGTACCTGGATGCACTGGGCACTGTTCGGCGGCGACTTCCCGGGCCACATCATCATTCCGCGCATGTACGCCCTGCACATCCTGCTGATCCCGGGCGTCATCCTGGCACTGATCGGCGCCCACCTGGCGCTGGTGTGGTTCCAGAAGCACACCCAGTTCCCCGGCCCCGGCCGTACCGAGAAGAACGTCGTCGGCGTGCGCGTCATGCCGGTGTTCGCGATGAAGGGCGGCGCGTTCTTCGCCTTGGTCACCGGCATCCTGGGCATCATGGGCGGTCTGCTGCAGATCAACCCGATCTGGGAGCTCGGCCCCTACAAGCCGTCGCAGGTGTCTGCCGGTAGCCAGCCCGACTTCTACATGATGTGGACCGAAGGCCTCGCCCGTATCTGGCCGGCCTGGGAGTTCTACCCCTTCGGCCACACCATCCCGGCCGTCATGGGTGTTGCGGTGATCATGGGTCTGGTGTTCGGCCTGCTGATCGCGTGGCCGTTCCTGGAGAAGAAGTTCACCGGCGACGACGCGCACCACAACCTGCTGCAGCGTCCGCGTGACGTGCCTGTGCGCACCGCCATCGGGGCCATGGCCATCGCGTTCTACATGGTGCTGACCCTGGCCGCGATGAACGACATCATCGCGCTCAAGTTCGACATCTCCCTGAACGCGACCACCTGGATCGGCCGTATCGGCATGGTGGTCCTGCCCGCAGTGGTCTACTACCTCACCTACCGCTGGTGTGTGGGCCTGCAGCGCAGCGACCGCGCCGTCCTCGAGCACGGTATCGAGACCGGCATCATCAAGCGGCTGCCGCACGGCGCGTACGTCGAGCTGCACCAGCCGCTCGGCCCGGTCGACGACCACGGCCACCCGCTGCCGCTCGAGTACCAGGGTGCTGCACTGCCCAAGCGCATGAACAAGCTCGGATCGGCCGGCTCCCCCGGCACCGGCAGCTTCCTGTTCGCCGACTCGGCTGCCGAGCAGGCCGCCCTCGCCGACGCCGAACATGCCGCCGAGCACAAGGCGCTCACGGCGATCAAGGAGTACCAGGACGAGATTTCGCCCAACGGCTCGGGCGGTCACCACTAG
- a CDS encoding carbohydrate kinase family protein, with translation MTIAVTGSIATDHLMRFPGRFAEQLLAEHLQKVSLSFLVDDLVVHRGGVAGNIAYAIGILGGSPTLVGAVGKDFDDYRGWLTSHGVDCSQVLVSDSAYTARFVCTTDEDMAQLASFYPGAMSEARNIKLADLVAAQGEPELVIIGANDPEAMFLHTEECRKLGLAFAADPSQQLARLSGEEIRRLIDGAAYLFTNDYEWDLLLQKSGWSEAEVMSQIELRVTTLGEKGVDIVGDGSFIHVDVVPENEKVDPTGIGDAFRAGFLTGRGAGLSLERAAQLASLVATLVLEAPGPQEWTWDKTTALPRLAAAFGAEAADEITAAI, from the coding sequence ATGACCATTGCCGTGACCGGATCGATCGCGACCGACCATTTGATGCGCTTCCCCGGCCGATTCGCCGAGCAGTTGCTGGCCGAACACCTGCAGAAGGTGTCTCTGAGCTTCCTGGTCGACGACCTGGTGGTGCACCGCGGCGGCGTCGCCGGCAACATCGCTTACGCCATCGGCATCCTGGGCGGCAGCCCGACGCTGGTCGGTGCGGTGGGCAAGGACTTCGACGACTACCGCGGCTGGCTGACGTCTCACGGCGTCGACTGCTCGCAGGTGCTGGTGTCCGACTCCGCCTACACCGCACGTTTCGTTTGCACCACCGATGAGGACATGGCGCAGCTGGCGTCGTTCTATCCCGGTGCGATGTCCGAGGCGCGCAACATCAAGCTGGCTGATCTTGTTGCCGCGCAGGGCGAGCCGGAACTCGTGATCATCGGCGCCAACGATCCCGAGGCCATGTTCCTGCACACCGAGGAATGCCGGAAGCTGGGTCTGGCGTTCGCCGCCGACCCCAGCCAGCAGCTGGCCCGGCTGTCCGGCGAGGAGATCCGTCGCCTCATCGACGGCGCCGCCTACCTGTTCACCAACGACTACGAGTGGGACCTGCTGCTGCAGAAGTCCGGCTGGTCCGAGGCCGAGGTGATGAGCCAGATCGAGCTGCGCGTCACGACGCTGGGGGAGAAGGGCGTCGACATCGTCGGCGACGGTTCGTTCATCCACGTCGACGTGGTGCCCGAGAACGAGAAGGTCGACCCGACCGGTATCGGTGACGCCTTCCGCGCCGGCTTCCTCACCGGCCGCGGCGCCGGCCTGAGCCTGGAGCGGGCCGCTCAGCTGGCCTCGCTCGTCGCCACGCTCGTGCTCGAGGCACCGGGTCCGCAGGAATGGACCTGGGACAAGACCACTGCGCTGCCGCGGCTTGCGGCCGCGTTCGGGGCCGAGGCCGCCGACGAGATCACCGCCGCGATCTAA
- the ctaC gene encoding aa3-type cytochrome oxidase subunit II — protein sequence MTARGLRLVALSAILGASTLLLSGCSWQEVFGLGWPTGITPEAHANRDLWVWSVIASFVVGAIVWALIFWAMAFHRKKKTDTELPRQFGYNMPLELVLTVVPFLIISVLFYFTVVVQEKMMDHSKPAEVTIDVTAFQWNWKFGYQKVAFKDNTFSYDGADAARKEAMTSKPEGKDEHGEEKVGPIRGINPEDRSYLNFDKVETIGSSTEIPVLVLPKGKRIEFQIASADVIHGFWVPEFLFKRDVIPNPEANHSDNIFQVSEIEKTGPFVGRCTEMCGTYHSMMNFEVRVVEPDQFKAYLQYRIDHPKATNADALVSIGLPPVAQTTHPFDSRRGEQAGSPAQASK from the coding sequence GTGACCGCTCGCGGGCTCCGTTTGGTGGCGTTGTCCGCCATTCTCGGCGCGTCGACGCTGCTGCTCAGCGGATGCAGCTGGCAGGAAGTCTTCGGCCTGGGTTGGCCGACCGGCATCACCCCAGAAGCTCACGCGAACCGTGACCTCTGGGTGTGGTCGGTCATCGCCTCGTTCGTGGTCGGCGCCATCGTGTGGGCGCTGATCTTCTGGGCGATGGCGTTCCACCGCAAGAAGAAGACCGACACCGAGTTGCCCCGCCAGTTCGGCTACAACATGCCGCTGGAACTGGTGCTGACCGTGGTGCCGTTCCTCATCATCTCGGTGCTCTTCTACTTCACCGTCGTGGTGCAGGAGAAGATGATGGACCACAGCAAGCCCGCTGAGGTCACCATTGATGTCACCGCGTTCCAGTGGAACTGGAAGTTCGGCTACCAGAAGGTCGCCTTCAAGGACAACACCTTCTCCTACGACGGCGCCGACGCCGCCCGCAAGGAAGCCATGACGTCCAAGCCCGAGGGCAAGGACGAGCACGGCGAGGAGAAGGTCGGCCCGATCCGCGGCATCAACCCCGAGGACCGCAGCTACCTGAACTTCGACAAGGTCGAGACCATCGGCTCCAGCACCGAGATTCCGGTCCTGGTCCTGCCGAAGGGCAAGCGCATCGAGTTCCAGATCGCCTCGGCCGACGTCATCCACGGTTTCTGGGTGCCGGAGTTCCTGTTCAAGCGGGACGTCATCCCGAACCCCGAGGCCAACCACTCGGACAACATCTTCCAGGTCAGTGAGATCGAGAAGACCGGTCCGTTCGTCGGCCGCTGCACCGAGATGTGCGGCACGTACCACTCGATGATGAACTTCGAGGTGCGCGTGGTGGAGCCTGACCAGTTCAAGGCTTACCTGCAGTACCGCATCGATCACCCGAAGGCGACCAACGCCGACGCGCTGGTGTCGATCGGTCTGCCCCCGGTGGCCCAGACGACCCATCCGTTCGACTCTCGCCGTGGCGAGCAGGCCGGCTCGCCGGCTCAGGCGAGCAAGTAG
- a CDS encoding cytochrome c oxidase subunit 4, whose amino-acid sequence MHIEARLFEILTAFFALATVGYGVLTALYANGGIEWAGTTALVLTTGLSLIIGTFFRFVARRLDTRPEDYEDAEISDGAGELGFFSPHSWWPLLIALSASTTAVGIALWLPWLIVAGVCFVLATVAGLVFEYYTGPEKH is encoded by the coding sequence ATGCATATCGAAGCCCGGCTTTTCGAGATTCTGACTGCCTTCTTCGCCCTGGCGACCGTCGGCTACGGCGTACTGACCGCGCTGTACGCCAACGGTGGCATCGAGTGGGCCGGCACCACCGCGCTGGTGCTGACCACGGGTCTGTCGCTGATCATCGGCACGTTCTTCCGGTTCGTGGCACGTCGCCTCGACACCCGGCCTGAGGACTACGAAGACGCCGAAATCTCCGACGGCGCCGGCGAGCTGGGCTTCTTCAGCCCGCACAGCTGGTGGCCGCTGCTGATCGCGCTGTCGGCGTCGACCACCGCGGTCGGTATCGCCCTGTGGCTGCCCTGGCTGATCGTCGCCGGCGTGTGCTTCGTACTGGCCACCGTCGCCGGCCTGGTGTTCGAGTACTACACAGGTCCCGAGAAGCACTGA
- a CDS encoding bifunctional adenosylcobinamide kinase/adenosylcobinamide-phosphate guanylyltransferase: MRTLVLGGIRSGKSQWAEDWIGRAAGPGEPVHYVATGSVDGDADFAARVSAHRNRRPAHWSTVESADVASTLHLSATATMVDDIGGWLVAAMDRRDAWTGGSIESEVDELTSAVSEFTAPLALVSPEVGLTVVPATASGRRFADQLGSLNQRLAAVCDRVVLVVAGQPLTVKEPR, encoded by the coding sequence GTGCGCACCCTGGTGCTCGGCGGCATCCGCTCGGGAAAGTCGCAGTGGGCCGAGGACTGGATCGGCCGTGCGGCCGGTCCGGGCGAACCGGTGCATTACGTAGCGACCGGTTCCGTCGACGGCGACGCCGACTTCGCAGCCCGGGTTTCAGCCCATCGGAACCGCCGGCCGGCACACTGGTCGACCGTCGAATCCGCCGATGTGGCAAGCACTTTGCACCTGTCCGCAACCGCCACCATGGTCGATGACATCGGCGGTTGGCTGGTTGCCGCGATGGACCGCCGCGACGCCTGGACCGGTGGGTCGATTGAGTCCGAGGTCGACGAATTGACCTCGGCAGTCAGCGAATTCACCGCACCACTGGCCCTGGTCAGCCCCGAGGTGGGCCTGACCGTCGTCCCGGCCACGGCATCGGGCCGCCGGTTCGCCGATCAATTGGGCTCGCTCAACCAGCGACTGGCCGCGGTCTGCGACCGCGTCGTGCTGGTGGTGGCCGGCCAGCCTCTCACCGTCAAGGAGCCTCGATGA